One window from the genome of Cricetulus griseus strain 17A/GY chromosome 2, alternate assembly CriGri-PICRH-1.0, whole genome shotgun sequence encodes:
- the Ginm1 gene encoding glycoprotein integral membrane protein 1 isoform X6, protein MEGALSAPLPVRLLLLVALPAAGWLTTSAPRPPSTAPQDGIRINVTTLKDNGEVSKEQVVLNITYENGQVYVNDLPVNSGVTRISCQTLIVKSENLENLEEKEYFGIVTVRILVHEWPMTSGSSSQLIVIQEEVVEIDGRQAQQKDVIEIDILVKNQRILRHSNFSLPLEESMLYSLSQNSDILFTLPNFSKKGSVTSLQTTSHYLIGSVETTVEGNALPGKLPETPLRAEPPSSYKVMCQWMEKLRRALCGLWGSVFPVLFMFLNVMVVGVLGAAGVIAMLKVLCPVYENKGILQVDKMNVIPVVPTILYPEGSEKTEEKLKDKMCI, encoded by the exons ATGGAGGGCGCCCTATCGGCGCCGCTGCCCGTCCGGCTGCTGCTGTTGGTGGCGCTGCCAGCCGCGGGGTGGCTAACCACCAGCGCGCCCAGGCCGCCGTCCACAGCCCCGCAG GATGGCATCAGAATTAATGTAACTACCCTGAAAGACAATGGGGAGGTGTCAAAAGAACAG GTTGTTCTTAACATAACCTATGAGAATGGACAGGTCTATGTAAATGACTTACCTGTAAATAGTGGTGTAACCCGAATAAGCTGTCAGACTTTGATAG tgAAGAGTGAAAATCTGGAAAATttggaggagaaagaatattTTGGAATTGTCACTGTAAGGATCTTAGTTCATGAGTGGCCTATGACATCTGGTTCCAGTTCACAACTAATTGTTATTCAGGAAGAAGTGGTAGAGATTGATGGAAGACAA gcTCAACAAAAGGATGTGATTGAAATTGACATTTTAGTTAAGAACCAGAGAATACTCAGACATTCAAACTTTTCCCTTCCTTTGGAAGAAAGCATGCTTTATTCTCTTTCCCAAAACAGTGACATTTTATTTACTCTTCCCAACTTTTCTAAAAAAG GAAGCGTTACTTCATTGCAGACCACCAGCCATTACCTCATCGGGAGTGTGGAAACCACTGTGGAGGGAAATGCTTTACCTGGCAAATTGCCTGAGACTCCTCTCAGAGCAGAGCCTCCATCTTCATACAAG gtgatgtGCCAGTGGATGGAAAAGCTCAGGAGAGCACTCTGTGGGCTCTGGGGCAGCGTGTTCCCAGTGCTCTTCATGTTTCTGAACGTCATGGTGGTTGGAGTTTTGGGTGCAGCAGGAGTCATAGCCATGTTAAAGGTGCTTTGCCCAGTTTATGAGAACAA AGGAATTCTTCAGGTGGATAAAATGAATGTCATCCCTGTGGTACCTACTATCTTATATCCAGAAGGTtctgagaagacagaagaaaagcttaaagataaaatgtgtatttaa
- the Ginm1 gene encoding glycoprotein integral membrane protein 1 isoform X5, with protein MEGALSAPLPVRLLLLVALPAAGWLTTSAPRPPSTAPQDGIRINVTTLKDNGEVSKEQVVLNITYENGQVYVNDLPVNSGVTRISCQTLIVKSENLENLEEKEYFGIVTVRILVHEWPMTSGSSSQLIVIQEEVVEIDGRQAQQKDVIEIDILVKNQRILRHSNFSLPLEESMLYSLSQNSDILFTLPNFSKKVGSVTSLQTTSHYLIGSVETTVEGNALPGKLPETPLRAEPPSSYKVMCQWMEKLRRALCGLWGSVFPVLFMFLNVMVVGVLGAAGVIAMLKVLCPVYENKGILQVDKMNVIPVVPTILYPEGSEKTEEKLKDKMCI; from the exons ATGGAGGGCGCCCTATCGGCGCCGCTGCCCGTCCGGCTGCTGCTGTTGGTGGCGCTGCCAGCCGCGGGGTGGCTAACCACCAGCGCGCCCAGGCCGCCGTCCACAGCCCCGCAG GATGGCATCAGAATTAATGTAACTACCCTGAAAGACAATGGGGAGGTGTCAAAAGAACAG GTTGTTCTTAACATAACCTATGAGAATGGACAGGTCTATGTAAATGACTTACCTGTAAATAGTGGTGTAACCCGAATAAGCTGTCAGACTTTGATAG tgAAGAGTGAAAATCTGGAAAATttggaggagaaagaatattTTGGAATTGTCACTGTAAGGATCTTAGTTCATGAGTGGCCTATGACATCTGGTTCCAGTTCACAACTAATTGTTATTCAGGAAGAAGTGGTAGAGATTGATGGAAGACAA gcTCAACAAAAGGATGTGATTGAAATTGACATTTTAGTTAAGAACCAGAGAATACTCAGACATTCAAACTTTTCCCTTCCTTTGGAAGAAAGCATGCTTTATTCTCTTTCCCAAAACAGTGACATTTTATTTACTCTTCCCAACTTTTCTAAAAAAG TAGGAAGCGTTACTTCATTGCAGACCACCAGCCATTACCTCATCGGGAGTGTGGAAACCACTGTGGAGGGAAATGCTTTACCTGGCAAATTGCCTGAGACTCCTCTCAGAGCAGAGCCTCCATCTTCATACAAG gtgatgtGCCAGTGGATGGAAAAGCTCAGGAGAGCACTCTGTGGGCTCTGGGGCAGCGTGTTCCCAGTGCTCTTCATGTTTCTGAACGTCATGGTGGTTGGAGTTTTGGGTGCAGCAGGAGTCATAGCCATGTTAAAGGTGCTTTGCCCAGTTTATGAGAACAA AGGAATTCTTCAGGTGGATAAAATGAATGTCATCCCTGTGGTACCTACTATCTTATATCCAGAAGGTtctgagaagacagaagaaaagcttaaagataaaatgtgtatttaa
- the Ginm1 gene encoding glycoprotein integral membrane protein 1 isoform X4, whose protein sequence is MEGALSAPLPVRLLLLVALPAAGWLTTSAPRPPSTAPQFVLQDGIRINVTTLKDNGEVSKEQVVLNITYENGQVYVNDLPVNSGVTRISCQTLIVKSENLENLEEKEYFGIVTVRILVHEWPMTSGSSSQLIVIQEEVVEIDGRQAQQKDVIEIDILVKNQRILRHSNFSLPLEESMLYSLSQNSDILFTLPNFSKKGSVTSLQTTSHYLIGSVETTVEGNALPGKLPETPLRAEPPSSYKVMCQWMEKLRRALCGLWGSVFPVLFMFLNVMVVGVLGAAGVIAMLKVLCPVYENKGILQVDKMNVIPVVPTILYPEGSEKTEEKLKDKMCI, encoded by the exons ATGGAGGGCGCCCTATCGGCGCCGCTGCCCGTCCGGCTGCTGCTGTTGGTGGCGCTGCCAGCCGCGGGGTGGCTAACCACCAGCGCGCCCAGGCCGCCGTCCACAGCCCCGCAG TTTGTTTTACAGGATGGCATCAGAATTAATGTAACTACCCTGAAAGACAATGGGGAGGTGTCAAAAGAACAG GTTGTTCTTAACATAACCTATGAGAATGGACAGGTCTATGTAAATGACTTACCTGTAAATAGTGGTGTAACCCGAATAAGCTGTCAGACTTTGATAG tgAAGAGTGAAAATCTGGAAAATttggaggagaaagaatattTTGGAATTGTCACTGTAAGGATCTTAGTTCATGAGTGGCCTATGACATCTGGTTCCAGTTCACAACTAATTGTTATTCAGGAAGAAGTGGTAGAGATTGATGGAAGACAA gcTCAACAAAAGGATGTGATTGAAATTGACATTTTAGTTAAGAACCAGAGAATACTCAGACATTCAAACTTTTCCCTTCCTTTGGAAGAAAGCATGCTTTATTCTCTTTCCCAAAACAGTGACATTTTATTTACTCTTCCCAACTTTTCTAAAAAAG GAAGCGTTACTTCATTGCAGACCACCAGCCATTACCTCATCGGGAGTGTGGAAACCACTGTGGAGGGAAATGCTTTACCTGGCAAATTGCCTGAGACTCCTCTCAGAGCAGAGCCTCCATCTTCATACAAG gtgatgtGCCAGTGGATGGAAAAGCTCAGGAGAGCACTCTGTGGGCTCTGGGGCAGCGTGTTCCCAGTGCTCTTCATGTTTCTGAACGTCATGGTGGTTGGAGTTTTGGGTGCAGCAGGAGTCATAGCCATGTTAAAGGTGCTTTGCCCAGTTTATGAGAACAA AGGAATTCTTCAGGTGGATAAAATGAATGTCATCCCTGTGGTACCTACTATCTTATATCCAGAAGGTtctgagaagacagaagaaaagcttaaagataaaatgtgtatttaa
- the Ginm1 gene encoding glycoprotein integral membrane protein 1 isoform X3, with protein MEGALSAPLPVRLLLLVALPAAGWLTTSAPRPPSTAPQFVLQDGIRINVTTLKDNGEVSKEQVVLNITYENGQVYVNDLPVNSGVTRISCQTLIVKSENLENLEEKEYFGIVTVRILVHEWPMTSGSSSQLIVIQEEVVEIDGRQAQQKDVIEIDILVKNQRILRHSNFSLPLEESMLYSLSQNSDILFTLPNFSKKVGSVTSLQTTSHYLIGSVETTVEGNALPGKLPETPLRAEPPSSYKVMCQWMEKLRRALCGLWGSVFPVLFMFLNVMVVGVLGAAGVIAMLKVLCPVYENKGILQVDKMNVIPVVPTILYPEGSEKTEEKLKDKMCI; from the exons ATGGAGGGCGCCCTATCGGCGCCGCTGCCCGTCCGGCTGCTGCTGTTGGTGGCGCTGCCAGCCGCGGGGTGGCTAACCACCAGCGCGCCCAGGCCGCCGTCCACAGCCCCGCAG TTTGTTTTACAGGATGGCATCAGAATTAATGTAACTACCCTGAAAGACAATGGGGAGGTGTCAAAAGAACAG GTTGTTCTTAACATAACCTATGAGAATGGACAGGTCTATGTAAATGACTTACCTGTAAATAGTGGTGTAACCCGAATAAGCTGTCAGACTTTGATAG tgAAGAGTGAAAATCTGGAAAATttggaggagaaagaatattTTGGAATTGTCACTGTAAGGATCTTAGTTCATGAGTGGCCTATGACATCTGGTTCCAGTTCACAACTAATTGTTATTCAGGAAGAAGTGGTAGAGATTGATGGAAGACAA gcTCAACAAAAGGATGTGATTGAAATTGACATTTTAGTTAAGAACCAGAGAATACTCAGACATTCAAACTTTTCCCTTCCTTTGGAAGAAAGCATGCTTTATTCTCTTTCCCAAAACAGTGACATTTTATTTACTCTTCCCAACTTTTCTAAAAAAG TAGGAAGCGTTACTTCATTGCAGACCACCAGCCATTACCTCATCGGGAGTGTGGAAACCACTGTGGAGGGAAATGCTTTACCTGGCAAATTGCCTGAGACTCCTCTCAGAGCAGAGCCTCCATCTTCATACAAG gtgatgtGCCAGTGGATGGAAAAGCTCAGGAGAGCACTCTGTGGGCTCTGGGGCAGCGTGTTCCCAGTGCTCTTCATGTTTCTGAACGTCATGGTGGTTGGAGTTTTGGGTGCAGCAGGAGTCATAGCCATGTTAAAGGTGCTTTGCCCAGTTTATGAGAACAA AGGAATTCTTCAGGTGGATAAAATGAATGTCATCCCTGTGGTACCTACTATCTTATATCCAGAAGGTtctgagaagacagaagaaaagcttaaagataaaatgtgtatttaa